ttttaaaaatgaatactggccactccaggcttgtattaaactcccggggttacagcttctctctgactttggcttggtaaatgctgccaccacccaaattaaaaaaaaactcctttgagcccaggaaggagcacttgggaattcctccctgtggggtaccctcaagccctttcaccctcctctggggaagagctgagaacaaaaacaaaggaaattagctgtggctaccagatattcaaacatgcacaaacctcttaggacaccaaaaatccaatcctgttcttaaaaagggtaaattttattaaaaacaaaaagggaaacaTACATCTGGATCTTAGGCTTTTTCCtagatcttaaaaaaaacaattacaagAATTAAACACCCAAACTAattttcttgggggttcagctgaaaggtaacaagcaaacaaaagcattaggggttagcacagaggagagccacaagccaaaataaagaaaataaacctgATCGCATCTAGCTAAACATTCTGATCTACTTAAACATTTGGAGTTCAGataagtagttctaggtatgatctgatgatttatgatcatacctggcttaagcTCCTCATAGCCCGGCTGCTctgtccctccagcccagagaacaacagacaaagggaaagtttctttctccatttaaaaaaagttctagcctcccattggctcttttggtcaggtgtccacctttttttccctttacctGGGGAACTTTTTAACCCTCtccaggtaaagcaagcagagaacaggtaCCAAGAGgcattttacagctaactggctggctgtcCATCAAAGAgagctcccacacacacacttcatttatcacagcggCCCAACACTTACAGAGTGAATGAAGGGAAAAGAGACCCACCAGTTGTTGAATTCGGTGCCGTTGGACCATTTCCAGCGCTGGCCAGGGCTCTTCCGGAGGCCGATCCAGTGGTCCTCAAGTCCTTTACAGCGCTTCATGAATTCCTGTTAAATAAAGCAAATGTCCATTAAGCACCTGGATCTGAGCTCTCTGCAGTCTGTGCTGGATTCTCTGAGCTGCCACACAGGACACTGGGTGAACTGTCCAGGGTGGCAATTCTCCACCCACAGCTCTGATCTAGGGGCCCCCACCCCTCAATCCTCTGAGCCAATCCTCTTCCCTGCTCTGCGATCAACCGCAGGTTGGACTAGGGATAACCCCAACACAGCACACAGCCTCTTCTGGGGTAACTGTGAATAGCCCATTCAACTCCTGTAGTGACAAGATCTCGTCGCCCCCATGGAGCTGtgaccaatttacaccagttggggGTCTAGCCCTGTGGGGTTTACAAAGCttctgtgtttctctctcacCATTTCCTGCTGGGTGTCAATCGCTGCCAGGGAGGCACCGAGGGCAGAGCAGTGGCTCTGGCTGTGGGTCCAGTTCCCTTCAGCCTGTGAGAAATAGTAACACTTCCCCAGGTGCCCGATCCAGCCATCTGGGCAGGCGGCCACTGGGCAGGCAGCACCAGCTGGACACGGCTCAGGTTTCGTTGCTAGAGATGAGAAAATAGCAGAGTAAGAGATTTACCCTTCACCCTCTGTAGCCAAGGGAACAAGTTCTCCAATGACACCACAACAGATACCCGCCTCCCcatgcacgcgcgcacacacacacgcacacacactacGCTGTGGAAGCCTGGGCTTGtgcctggaaaggttccttttttttttttttttttccaatcgaCAGAGGCCAGCAGCCAGCTAGCAGCTTCCTTTGCTGTAACTGCAGTTTTGTTCAGTGCAGGCACAAACCCTGCCAGTGCCTGATTAAACCCATCCCTCAGGCCGCTGAATAGCAGGGCTGCATCTTCAGGGACAAAGGAAAAAAGTGACAGGTGCAATTCAAGGTGGTCCCCAGACTGCACGCTctaaaatccacccccctgagtgatgtaagtaCCTAACCTCCCATGCTCTAcagagctatgttggtgggagagctcctGCCGATACAACTACTGACTCTCGGGGacgtggattaactatgctgatgggggagtcccatcagcttagagcctcttcattaaagtgctacagaGGTGCAGTTGTGCCGATGCAGTGTTTTAAGTTCAGACCTGCTCTAAGGCTTACCAGAAATGCAGCTGGAAACCCTGAGCTCCTTATGCCACCTGACTAAGCAGCGGTGGAAAAGGGGTCTGCTCATATCACAGCCTCTCTGAtgcacctctgccccctcccctactTCCGATTTTGCATGCACTGAGAATTGCATTTTTATCTTGGTTCATGGAGCTCTGGCAATGGGGTCTGGCTGTGCAATGAATAGACTGGGATGATTCCAGGTTCAAATGTTCATGCAGCATCTCAAGTTGTTCGGGCTGCTgcaccctccctcttccccatccAGGATGTTTCCTCCTGCCTGCCAAACTCCATATATGGCTAAATTCATCCTTGCCCTGCCCTTCATGCAGTCAGTGGCACCAGTAAAAAGCAGGGGGCATATGCAACTGTTCTGATACCACAgggttttacactcactttgcactggtctAAGTGACTCTGGATTGCACCACCCAGTGACAgtctcacccgcaccccctgcacctccacaCTCAAATATTGTAGATGCATGTTTCTGGCCAGCACAGCGCTCTAGCACACTGGCTGTGCAATGCAGGGGAGCTAATGTTGCTGGAGGAGAAAACTCATgaagctgaaaggctgctgggaTCAGGGAGCTGACAACCAGCCAGGCACAGGTACGACTCCCTCCCGCTGGAGGCAGGGGGGTAACACGgtgactcacagccctgggtaacCAGGTGTGTTTGATTGACAGGGCAGAGTGAGccaacagccagtgggagctggacactgggggtgggggagaccccACAGAAATGCCACGGGCTCAGCAGAGTCTGATGTGACTGTTGAAGCAGGGGAGGGcgaggggaagaggggagaagtTGGGTGAGGGATGTGACATTTCCAGCACGGAGTGTAAGGTGCAGAGACGGGGTCAGTGCGGGCTCCACACTCACCTGACATGGAGATGAGGACGATgatgaggatgaggatgaggatgatGATCAGCATGAAATTGAGAACCACACTCGGAACTGCCCGGTGACGTACCCATGATTTGAACCCAGACAGCAAACCTGTAATAGAAACAGCCATTAATGCTCATGCTGCTGCTATAGTGGGGAGGgtcagcagcttttttttttttaaaaaggaagagttTCAaactatctatccccatacaccccatctatctatctatttaccTACTAGAgtcaccagatgtcctgattttataggcgcagtcccgatattcagggctttgtcttttaTTGGCGTCTattacccacacacacacaaaaccccagttttcacacacacacacacacacacacacacacacacacacacacacacacacacacacacactgaagtgAAAAAATTCATTCCAAATGTGGGGGGAAAGTCATTTCAActtttttgaggggaaaaaaaagcaaaaagaacaCCCCCCAAAAGCCCAGAAATATGTGGGTTTCAGTTTGAGGTTCTCAGAGATTTTCCCTGCCCCTTCAAAATGTTTTCCACTGAAAGTGccttttaaaaaggaagagaagggaggagagggggaccCCCAAAACCTTAAATCAAAAATTGAATTTGTCTCCTATTTTCAAACGCAAAAGAATTCCCTGCAAACAAACTTCCCCATTGCAAACAGAGATTTTAATTGTTTGCTCTGAATTTTTtctatcaggaaaaaaaaatcccatttctaacattttttgactgaaacaaacaaaaaaaatgttcagtgaaaaaaaaatggtCTAGTTAAAAAGAAAGGCATTTTCCACCCATACCCACCCCTGCAAAAAAATTGATGGAAAATGTTTGACCAGCCTACCTAGCACTGTAGAAAGAATTAGACTGAACATGTAGGGACTGACCTAGAGACCTTTGGATCAACAACAGacctctactgcctgagctaacaGTGCTAAATTGAAGGGCGTACATCAACGTCTTTTACATGAACCAACCACTAGAGGGAGATAAAGGCCCTCACTTAATACAAGTTCCTTGGAAAGGGGAGCCTAAGAAGATCCCAAAAAGGCAGCTGTACCTGCAGGGTCAACTTTGCTGCTCTCTCCATCCTTTGGAGAGATGGTGACGGGAGTGTCCCCATTTTGTTGCACTTGGGTTTCCTGGGAACCCAGGAGTGGATCTGGCTCTCTCTTCTCAGCAGGACACGACCCGTTCTCCATCTTTTGCATCTCCAAAAGCTGTGACATGCAGACCTGAGTCTCCATCTGGAGCCAGTGATAAACTAACACACCCACAGTGGGTCGGGCAGTGTCGGCAGAGCCCTTCTTAATCACAGTTTTGAAACAGCTCACTGGATTACACCGCAAGCGTGGTTTGCCGACAGGATGTGATTGGAGAAAACCCTTCCCAATACAATCGGATTGTGACTTTTGCCCAGACGTGGAATCtgagtgggttttgttttttaaatgcttcaTT
The sequence above is a segment of the Mauremys mutica isolate MM-2020 ecotype Southern chromosome 12, ASM2049712v1, whole genome shotgun sequence genome. Coding sequences within it:
- the LOC123346013 gene encoding C-type lectin domain family 2 member D-like; the protein is MKHLKNKTHSDSTSGQKSQSDCIGKGFLQSHPVGKPRLRCNPVSCFKTVIKKGSADTARPTVGVLVYHWLQMETQVCMSQLLEMQKMENGSCPAEKREPDPLLGSQETQVQQNGDTPVTISPKDGESSKVDPAGLLSGFKSWVRHRAVPSVVLNFMLIIILILILIIVLISMSATKPEPCPAGAACPVAACPDGWIGHLGKCYYFSQAEGNWTHSQSHCSALGASLAAIDTQQEMEFMKRCKGLEDHWIGLRKSPGQRWKWSNGTEFNNWFHIGGGGDCAYTNSYGIASSSCSGQLPWICRKPVE